The genomic DNA GCACCCGGAGCTGTCCAGCCACTCCCTGGAATCGCTCCTGCGCTGGGCCGGCAAGGGCCCTCGCGAGCGCCACCGCGCCATGACGGACTGCGAGGCCACCTTCTCCGTGCTGCTGCACGCCCTGGAGGGCTGTGTGAACGAGGGGCGCGCCGAGGACCTCGCGGACCTGCTGGAGACGCTCGATCCGCGCGCCGGACTGCGGCTGGCGCAGATCGAGGCGGGCGAGGAAGGCGAGGAGGTGGAGGGCTCGCTCGACCCGGACGCGGCGCCCCTCGTCAGCTTGCTCACGGGCGCGTGGAAGCTGTGCCGCGCACGCCCCGCCGCCCTGAAGCTGTCGGCCTCGGGTTTCCTTCCCGGACGGCCCGAGCGCCAGCGCTCCAATGGCACCCGGCCTCCGGACGAGCCGCCCGGCGAGGACATCCCCGTGGTGCCCGTACGCCCCGAGGAGGTCTCCGCCCTGCTCGGTACCGGCGGCGCCCTGGCCCACGCCCACGAGTCCTTCGCCGTCCGCCCCGCCCAGCTCGAGATGGCCCAGGCCGTGGCGCGCACCCTGTCCGAGGGAGGCCAGCTCGCGGTGGAGGCCGGCACCGGCACGGGCAAGTCGCTCGCGTACCTGACACCCGCCGCGCTCTTCACCGTGCGCAATGGCCGCAAGGTGGGTGTGGCTCCCCATACCAAGACGCTCCAGGATCAGCTCATCGAGAAGGACCTGCCCCGGCTGCACCGCGCCACGCAAGGGGCCTTCTCCTACGCGCTGCTCAAGGGCCAGACGAACTACCTGTGCCGCCGCCGCGCGCTGGACGTCACCCGCGTGGAGCCCGGCATGAGCCACGCCGCGCGCGCCCCTCGCGCCTACCTGCGCGCCCTCCTGCGCCGCGGCCCCGATGGAGACCTCGACCGGCTCAGCCACTGGTTCCGGGACCGCTTCCCCGTGCTGCATGCGCTCGCCCCGGCCGTGCGCTCGGAGGCGGCCACCACGCTCGGCGAGCGCTGCCCGCACTACCACCGCTGCTACTACCACTCGGCCGTCGCCCAGGCGCGCGAGGCCGACGTGCTCGTCATCAACCAGTCGCTCGCCTTCGCCTGGCCCGCGCGCTACCCGAAGTTGGATCACCTGGTGCTCGACGAGGCACACGAGGTGGAGGACGTCGCCACCACCGCCCTGTCCTCGGAGCTGTCGGATCACGCCTTCTCGCGGCTCGCCGAGCGGCTGCACGGGCGCGATGGACGGCGCGGCCTCTTCGCCGAGCTGCGCCGGGCCCTGTTCGCCTCGCGGCGCGCGGAAGCCCGCGTGTTGATGAGCGAGATCGAGGGCGCCCTTCACGACGTGGGCACGAGCGTCAAGGATTTGGGCGATCGGGTGATGGCCCTGTGCGAGCCCGCCGCGGCGAACGCCTCCGAGGCCGACGACGAGTCCTCCTACGCCCCCGAGCTGCGCATCACCCCCGAGGTGCGGCGCGCCGCCACGTGGGCTCCCGTGCGCGAGGGACTGCTGGAGGTCCGCGAGTGCCTACAGACCCTGCACAAGCGGCTCACCGTGGGCGTGGCCGAGGTGCTGCCGGACCTCTCGGTGCGGATGCCGCCGCTGGAGCGGGAGCTCGCGGGCGGCGTGGCGGAGGTGCAGGAGCTGGCCACCCTGGCCTCGGAGTTGTCCGATGACCCCGCGGAGGGCCGGTGCTACGCGGCCACGGCGGTGCCTCGCAAGCAGCGCTGGACGTTGATCGCCCAGCCCGTGAACGTGGCGGGCTACGTGTCGCGGGACTTCGCGCAGAACAAGCGCTCGCTCGTGCTGGCCTCGGCCACGCTGAGCACGGGCACCGAGCGGGTGCCCTACGTCCTCGGACGGCTGGGCCTGGACGGACGCAACGAGGGAATCCCTCCCCCCCGGCTGCTGCGCGCGCCCACCCCCTTCGACCTGCGGAAACAGGCGCTCGTGGTGCTGGTGACGGATGCGCCGCGCGCGCACGAACAGGCGTTCATCGACTGGGCGGCGACCCGGATGTCCGGCATGGCACAGGTGATGGGCGGACGGGTGCTGGGCTTGTTCGCCTCCACGCGGCGGATGGAGCGGGTGGCGGATCAGCTCCGGGCGAAGCTGGAGCCCCAGGGCATCGAGGTGATGCGTCAGTCGCGAGGACACAGCCGCTCGCTGGCGGCGCGACAGGAGAAGGACACCGGCACCGTGCTGCTGGGCACCAAGAGCTTCTGGCAGGGCGTGGACATCCCCGGCCGGGGCGTGGGGTGCGTCTTCATCGACAAGCTCCCCCTGGAGCCCGCCAGCCGCCCGCTCGTGGCATCGCGCGAGGAGACGCTCGCCCGGGGTGCCCACGCGCACCTGGGCTTCCTCCAGTACCGGCTGCCGCGCTCCCTCCTGATGCTGCGCCAGGGCGTGGGCCGACTCATCCGCTCGCACGCGGACCGGGGCGTGGTCGTCATCGCCGACCCAGGCCATTCGAGCTACCGGCAGGCCCTGCTCGATGCGCTCGCCGGCTACCGCGTGGAGATGCTTCCGTGGTCCGAGGCCCGCCTGCTCCTGTTCTCCACCCTCGACGAGATGGGACTCATCCGCAGGGCGTGAGCTCCCCTTGGGACATCAGGCCGAACCGTGCTTCGTGCCAGGCAACGGATGCGGCGCCAGCGGCTCCCAGATGTACTCCTCGCTGGGCGTCAATCGCAGGTTGGTGAAACCATGCCGCTCCACGAAGCGTGCGAAGCGCTCGGAGACGGTCAACCAGCCATGCAGTCCTCGTGGCCGGAAGATGTCCTCCTGCTGCCAGCTCCCGGGCTCCAGCGAGAAGCCATGAATGGTGTCCAGGTGGACGGACAGGCACTCGGGGCAGGAGGGGGGCGCCGGAAAACGGAGGCGGCTGCGCTTCAGGTCCAGTGCACCACGACCAAAGCAGGCCGTGACGAACAGGAAGCGTGGAGGCGCGGAGGATTTGGGGCCGCGGCGCTTCCCACGCACCCGACGGACCTCCACGGGGTGGAAACCGTCGAGACCTGTCAGCCCTTCGTCACGGAACGCCCGGGCAAAACGCTCCGACACCAGAAGATCGTCCCCTGACCCTTGAAGGAAATCCCCGAGTTCCGCTCCGTGCAGGATCAGATCGCACCGGTAGGGAGGAAGCCATGTCCTCATCCCGATGCCAACGCCACAACGAGGACAGTGAACCCCCTGCGCACGGTTGATCGGCTCGACAGTATCGACGTCCGCGTCATACCGGGATCCGAGCACGCCTTCTTCCAGAACGAAGAAGCGCTCGGGGGAAGTCTCAGAATCCACGGGGAAATCTCACTCGCATCGAGGGCCGACTGTAGATCTCTCGCAGGAACGCCTCGAACTGCTTCGGTGTCGCCTGACGATAACGCCGGAGCCAGGAGATGACTTCCTTGTCCACCTCCCGGTGCCACGATTGGTAACCACAATGGGAGGGCTCATCCACCGCGCGTGTAACGAAACGTGGATCACGAGCGGTGTAGAGCCCTCGCAGGGTGATGTGTTGATCCAACTCCTTGGCGATGGGCCTGGAGATGACGTGATGATTCTGTCCCTTGCAATCGGGAGGTTCAGGCTCATCGGAAGAGGCCTGGGCTTCGGCTTCGATTGCTTCCCCGGCCTTGCCCACCTCCTCCGCGACCCTGGCCAACGTCAGGGCCTTGTCCACCGCATCCGCCAACTTCGGATCCGTCTCTCGCAATACCGCGCAGGAGCTGACCATCCCCTGCTTGCAGTGACACACAAGGGAGAGGTCGTTTGGCGCGCACGGCACCTGAGTCAACAACAGCAACAGAATCGAGAGCACGCCCACCTCCGCGAGAAAGCCCCGCGCTCACGCCTTGTCCAGCACGCCGTTCTGGTAGTCCTGGATGGCCTGACGGATCTCCGCCTCGGTGTTCATCACGAAGGGGCCACGCTGGACGATGGGCTCGCGCAGGGGCTTGCCCGCCGCGACGAGCACCGCGCTCCGCTGGTTCGTCGCGCGAACGCGCAGCCTCTTCCCCGAGCCCAACAACGCGAGGTTCCCCGCTCGCACCGTCTTCGTCTTCGCCTCGGGACCGAACTCGACCTCGCCTTCGTGCACGAACGCGAACGCCGTGTGCTCCCCGGGCAACTCCCATTCGACCGGCTGGTCATCCTCCAACCGCAGGGTGAAGAGCACGGGCTCGGTCGGGCGCTCTCGCACGGGACCCACCAGTCCGTTCAATCCTCCCGCGATGATGCGCACGTGGCTGCCCGCCGCCGACAGCTTCGCCTCGCTCAGGCGCTCCGGCTGCAGGTCCTGGTAGTACGGCGCGCACATCTTCTCCCTCGCGGGCAGGTTGACCCAGAGCTGGAAGCCGGACATCAGCCCCCGCTCCTGCTCGGGCATCTCCGAGTGGATGATGCCCCGCCCCGCCGTCATCCACTGCGACCCCGCGCCCAGGATGAGCCCCGAGTTGCCCTGGCTGTCACGGTGCCGCATGTGCCCATCCAGCATCACCGTCACCGTCTCGAAGCCCCGGTGCGGATGGTCGGGAAAGCCCGCGATGTACGCGCCCGGATCATCCGAGTGGAAGTGGTCCAACATCAGGAAGGGGTCCAGGTGGCGCAGCGCGGACTGGCCGATGACGCGGGTCAGCCGCACGCCCGCGCCGTCCGTCGCGGGGATGCCGCGCAGGGTCTCGAGCACCAACCGGTCGGACGTGGGGATGTACGCGGGAGCGCGTGAATCGCCCCCGGGACGGCACCCCGCCGCCACGGCCGCCGTGGCCAGCAGGGAGTCGAAGAAGAACCGCCGACGCGTCATCGTCATGAGACGAGTCTGGCAAACCGTCCGGAACGCGGCGACCCGAAAACGAGTGGCGCGCGCCATGACATTATCACCATAATATAAGCCCCTCGACAGGAGAGGTTCACATGGCGACTCCGGCGGAAGCCCTGAGCCAGGCACGGCTCTATCTCGACGATTTCCAGGTGGGTCAGCGGTTCAAGAGCGGCACCCACGCGATGGACGCGGAGCAGATCCAGGCGTTCGCCCGACAGTTCGATCCCCAGCCCTTCCACCTGGACGACGCAGCCGCCCGGGGCACCCTGTTCGAAGGACTGGCCGCGAGCGGTTGGCACACGGCGGCCATCACCATGCGGCTCCAGGTGGAGGGCGGCTGTCCCATCGCGGGAGGAATCGTCGGCGCGGGCGGAGAGATCAGCTGGCCCCGGCCCACGCGTCCCGGAGACATCCTCCACGTCGAGAGCGAGGTGCTGGCGGTGACGCCGTCCCGCTCACGCCCTGACCGAGGCATGGTCACGCTGCGCAGCGAGACGCGCAATCAACATGGGGAGGTCGTGCAGCTCCTCACGGCGAAGCTCGTGGCGCACCGGCGCGCGCCATAGCTCACGTGTCCCACTCGAACGTGTCCGCGGCCTCCTCGATGATCCGGGGCGCGAGTGCCTTGAGCAGATCCTCCGGCTTCGCGCCCGACGCCTGGAGCTCCACGTCTCCGAGCAGCGCCTGGTCCGGATAGCTGATGCATACGATCGTCACGCGCAGGCCTCCGGACTCGGTCTCGTGGATCTCCCCCTGCAACCGGTAGCCGCGCACGCCGAACTTGCGCAACACGCCCAGCGCCGCCGCCTTGTTCTCCTTCGCGGGCGCCAGCCACGCGCCCATCTTCGTGAGCTTGCGCCGCATGCGCGCCTCGGTGACGCGCAGCACCTCGGGCTTCACCTGGCCCGACTTGTCCTTCAACTCCACCAGCGACACGTAGAGCTTGGGGTGCTGTTCCTTCAAGGACTGCAATACCTTGAGCGACGTCTGGATGGCCGTCTTCGTCGCCGCGTCCGTCTCGCCCTTGCGCGCCTTGAGGCAGTCCAATCCCGCCAGTTCCTCGAGCTTCCCCAGCGCCTGGGCCGCCGCGGCGCGGACCTGCTCGCTCGGATCCTTCAGGCCCTCGCACAGGGGCGGCAAGGCCTCGGGATCATCCGAGGCCCCCAATCCCGACGCGGCCTTCGAGCGCGCCTGAGGATCCTGCCCTTGTCCAAGCTGCCGGCTCAGGCTCGCGATTCGAGCGTCCACCTGGGACACCGCGGGGGAAACCACCACGAACATCAAGAAGAAGGGGATGAGAGGCGAACACCGCATGTCGGGTCATTCCATCCTAGCGTGCGTAACCCGCGGAACCCATCCACCCCCTGTCCCCCCTACTTCCACTTGTACGAGGCCGCGGTCTCCTCGATGGCCTGGGGCACGAGCGCCGCGAGCAGGTCTCCCGGCTCGGCATCGGCGCCCTGGACTTCCACCGTCCCCAGAAGCTGCTTGCCAGGATAGCGCATACACACCACCGAGAGCTTGAGCCCTCCCGCGCTCCCCGGACGGATTTCTGGCAACAACCGGTAGCCCGGCAGCTTGCGCTTCGCCAGGAGCGCCTTCGCCTCCGCCTCGCTCTGCTTCGCGGGCGCCAGCTCGGCGCCCCGCTGGAACAACTTGCGCCGCAAACGGGCCTCGGTGAGCTTCACCAGCTCCGGCGACAGCGTCCCCGTGGAGTCCTTCACCTCGCCCAGCATCACGTACACGCGGGCCGGCCGCGCCCGGAGCGCCTTCGTGGCGCTCACCGCCGACGCCAGGGCCCGCTGGACCGAGGGCTCCTGTTCGTCCGTGCGTGCTTCCAGGCACTCCAGGGCGCCCGGCTCTCCCAATACCTCCAGGGCCTTGGCCGCCGCGGCGCGCACCTCGGGGGCCTCGTCCGCGAGTCCGGCGCACAGTGGCCCCAAGGCCTCCGGGTCCTCCGAATCGCCCAGGACACGCGCCGCCTGGACCCGGTGCGCGGGGGCCACACCCTGTTTCAGCGTCCGGGCCAGGGAGGCCGTCTGGGCGTCCGTCTGGGCCAGGACGGTGGTTGGGAAGGCAAGCAGCAGGGCGGCGACAAGGTGGGAGGAGGAGCGCATGTCAGGAAGGGAGCCTAGCCCGGTCTACAAGAAAGGCAGCATCCCCCCCTCTTGTGGCATATACCCTCACCATGTCCTCTGCCCTGTCCGCCTCCCAGATTCGCGAGGCGTTCCTCCAGTTCTTCGAAGGG from Melittangium boletus DSM 14713 includes the following:
- a CDS encoding MaoC family dehydratase, translated to MATPAEALSQARLYLDDFQVGQRFKSGTHAMDAEQIQAFARQFDPQPFHLDDAAARGTLFEGLAASGWHTAAITMRLQVEGGCPIAGGIVGAGGEISWPRPTRPGDILHVESEVLAVTPSRSRPDRGMVTLRSETRNQHGEVVQLLTAKLVAHRRAP
- a CDS encoding Wall-associated protein precursor, giving the protein MLSILLLLLTQVPCAPNDLSLVCHCKQGMVSSCAVLRETDPKLADAVDKALTLARVAEEVGKAGEAIEAEAQASSDEPEPPDCKGQNHHVISRPIAKELDQHITLRGLYTARDPRFVTRAVDEPSHCGYQSWHREVDKEVISWLRRYRQATPKQFEAFLREIYSRPSMRVRFPRGF
- a CDS encoding helicase C-terminal domain-containing protein: MGGAAELFTRHVFLDLETTGLDPRVDEVIELGALFIENGRVTERYAQFFTASRPLPLTIRRLTGIEDAQLAGQPRLEQKAAELRDKLAGWTVVAHNASFEKGFLPDILGPLRSPVLDSCELMHYLHPELSSHSLESLLRWAGKGPRERHRAMTDCEATFSVLLHALEGCVNEGRAEDLADLLETLDPRAGLRLAQIEAGEEGEEVEGSLDPDAAPLVSLLTGAWKLCRARPAALKLSASGFLPGRPERQRSNGTRPPDEPPGEDIPVVPVRPEEVSALLGTGGALAHAHESFAVRPAQLEMAQAVARTLSEGGQLAVEAGTGTGKSLAYLTPAALFTVRNGRKVGVAPHTKTLQDQLIEKDLPRLHRATQGAFSYALLKGQTNYLCRRRALDVTRVEPGMSHAARAPRAYLRALLRRGPDGDLDRLSHWFRDRFPVLHALAPAVRSEAATTLGERCPHYHRCYYHSAVAQAREADVLVINQSLAFAWPARYPKLDHLVLDEAHEVEDVATTALSSELSDHAFSRLAERLHGRDGRRGLFAELRRALFASRRAEARVLMSEIEGALHDVGTSVKDLGDRVMALCEPAAANASEADDESSYAPELRITPEVRRAATWAPVREGLLEVRECLQTLHKRLTVGVAEVLPDLSVRMPPLERELAGGVAEVQELATLASELSDDPAEGRCYAATAVPRKQRWTLIAQPVNVAGYVSRDFAQNKRSLVLASATLSTGTERVPYVLGRLGLDGRNEGIPPPRLLRAPTPFDLRKQALVVLVTDAPRAHEQAFIDWAATRMSGMAQVMGGRVLGLFASTRRMERVADQLRAKLEPQGIEVMRQSRGHSRSLAARQEKDTGTVLLGTKSFWQGVDIPGRGVGCVFIDKLPLEPASRPLVASREETLARGAHAHLGFLQYRLPRSLLMLRQGVGRLIRSHADRGVVVIADPGHSSYRQALLDALAGYRVEMLPWSEARLLLFSTLDEMGLIRRA
- a CDS encoding HEAT repeat domain-containing protein gives rise to the protein MRSSSHLVAALLLAFPTTVLAQTDAQTASLARTLKQGVAPAHRVQAARVLGDSEDPEALGPLCAGLADEAPEVRAAAAKALEVLGEPGALECLEARTDEQEPSVQRALASAVSATKALRARPARVYVMLGEVKDSTGTLSPELVKLTEARLRRKLFQRGAELAPAKQSEAEAKALLAKRKLPGYRLLPEIRPGSAGGLKLSVVCMRYPGKQLLGTVEVQGADAEPGDLLAALVPQAIEETAASYKWK
- a CDS encoding HEAT repeat domain-containing protein — translated: MRCSPLIPFFLMFVVVSPAVSQVDARIASLSRQLGQGQDPQARSKAASGLGASDDPEALPPLCEGLKDPSEQVRAAAAQALGKLEELAGLDCLKARKGETDAATKTAIQTSLKVLQSLKEQHPKLYVSLVELKDKSGQVKPEVLRVTEARMRRKLTKMGAWLAPAKENKAAALGVLRKFGVRGYRLQGEIHETESGGLRVTIVCISYPDQALLGDVELQASGAKPEDLLKALAPRIIEEAADTFEWDT
- a CDS encoding pirin family protein, which produces MTMTRRRFFFDSLLATAAVAAGCRPGGDSRAPAYIPTSDRLVLETLRGIPATDGAGVRLTRVIGQSALRHLDPFLMLDHFHSDDPGAYIAGFPDHPHRGFETVTVMLDGHMRHRDSQGNSGLILGAGSQWMTAGRGIIHSEMPEQERGLMSGFQLWVNLPAREKMCAPYYQDLQPERLSEAKLSAAGSHVRIIAGGLNGLVGPVRERPTEPVLFTLRLEDDQPVEWELPGEHTAFAFVHEGEVEFGPEAKTKTVRAGNLALLGSGKRLRVRATNQRSAVLVAAGKPLREPIVQRGPFVMNTEAEIRQAIQDYQNGVLDKA